One genomic window of Prochlorococcus marinus str. NATL2A includes the following:
- a CDS encoding GNAT family N-acetyltransferase, producing the protein MINLGSTKIGMSGWKNEKLLSDETLKNIYGKQAFQYFNQTNSSLFVFSHSKSFDLIELEQLLQAVGWGRRPLRRVKRALDNSLIKVGLWQHDPKFPKLIGFARCTGDGIIDATIWDVAINPVYQGYGLGKQLMEYLMKSLKREGISRVTLFADSDVITFYKRQGWTLEPKGNKCAFWYSN; encoded by the coding sequence ATGATTAATTTAGGATCAACAAAAATTGGAATGTCAGGATGGAAAAATGAAAAACTTCTTTCTGATGAAACTTTGAAAAATATATACGGAAAACAAGCTTTTCAATATTTTAACCAAACTAATTCATCTCTCTTTGTATTTAGTCATTCAAAGTCTTTTGATTTAATTGAACTTGAGCAACTTCTTCAAGCAGTAGGTTGGGGAAGAAGGCCTCTTAGAAGAGTAAAACGTGCACTTGATAATAGTTTAATTAAGGTTGGTCTATGGCAGCATGATCCTAAATTTCCAAAGTTGATTGGATTTGCAAGATGTACAGGTGACGGAATTATTGACGCAACAATCTGGGATGTGGCTATAAACCCTGTTTATCAAGGTTATGGATTAGGAAAGCAACTAATGGAATATTTAATGAAGAGTTTAAAAAGAGAAGGTATTAGTAGAGTAACTTTATTTGCTGATTCTGATGTTATTACTTTTTATAAAAGGCAAGGATGGACTTTAGAGCCAAAAGGTAATAAATGTGCATTTTGGTATTCAAACTGA